One segment of Choristoneura fumiferana chromosome 26, NRCan_CFum_1, whole genome shotgun sequence DNA contains the following:
- the LOC141442609 gene encoding uncharacterized protein isoform X2 has translation MILVNMEFLSHKRSYVSVAVVLVSCMTVAQAIDCFKCVSMNGHFAACDDPFHNNHSLQMLESPCMGGRKGRDGLFPATSCIKLAGVFDDTQETITVRGCGLDSGTVTTDTEIIRMSHCGRFYYNDRYVHGCLQSCNDADACNSSKHLTPTAIVMVASYILLLVQS, from the exons GTTAACATGGAGTTTCTGTCTCACAAGAGAAGTTATGTCAGCGTTGCTGTTGTGCTAGTATCCTGTATGACAGTTG CGCAAGCCATCGACTGCTTCAAATGCGTCTCCATGAACGGCCACTTCGCCGCGTGCGACGATCCCTTCCACAACAACCACTCGCTGCAGATGCTGGAGTCCCCCTGCATGGGAGGGAGGAAGGGCCGCGACGGCTTGTTCCCGGCCACTTCTTGCATCAAGCTGGCTGGGGTATTCG ATGATACACAAGAGACGATCACGGTGCGCGGCTGCGGCTTGGACTCTGGTACTGTCACCACCGACACGGAGATTATACGCATGTCGCACTGCGGACGCTTCTACTACAACGACAG GTACGTCCACGGCTGCCTCCAGAGCTGCAACGACGCCGATGCTTGCAACTCTTCAAAACACCTGACTCCCACCGCCATAGTGATGGTGGCATCATACATCCTACTCCTGGTGCAGAGCTAA